One Gossypium raimondii isolate GPD5lz chromosome 3, ASM2569854v1, whole genome shotgun sequence genomic window carries:
- the LOC105794617 gene encoding protein DETOXIFICATION 29 — MAMEDAEQPLLSPRLVGEDSHHQEQLLSRPSNTTFTPGIDDIPPINGVRDFFREYLIESKKLWFLAGPAIFTSLCRYSLGAITQVFSGQVGTLALAAVSVENSVIAGFSFGIMLGMGSALETLCGQAFGAGQVDMLGVYMQRSWVILNSTALMLSLLYIFAAKFLRVIGQTESISKAAGMFAIWMLPQLFAYAFNFPMAKFLQAQSKIMVMAVIAGVALVLHTVLSWLLMLKLGWGLVGAAVVLNMSWIFIVVAQFLYIISGACDRTWTGFSGKAFQHLWGFVRLSLASAVMLCLEVWYFMALILFAGYLTNAEVSVDALSICMNILGWTIMVAMGMNAAISVRVSNELGSGHPRTAKFSLLVAVSYSFMIGVTIALILIIFRNHYPYLFSNDSQVQEMVIDLTPLLALCITINNVQPVLSGMAVGAGWQTAVAYVNITCYYLFGVPLGLTLGFLLHMGVKGIWCGMLTGTVVQTCVLLGMIYKTSWNKEASMAGERIKKWGGGR; from the exons ATGGCTATGGAGGACGCTGAGCAACCGCTTCTTTCCCCTCGGCTAGTTGGCGAGGACAGCCACCACCAGGAGCAGTTACTTTCTAGACCATCAAACACCACCTTCACGCCCGGCATCGATGACATCCCACCGATCAACGGCGTCCGTGACTTCTTCAGAGAATACCTGATAGAGTCCAAGAAGCTCTGGTTCCTTGCTGGCCCCGCCATCTTCACATCTCTCTGCCGATACTCCCTCGGCGCTATCACTCAAGTCTTTTCCGGCCAAGTTGGCACTCTAGCTCTTGCCGCCGTCTCCGTGGAGAATTCAGTCATCGCCGGTTTCTCCTTTGGCATCATG CTTGGGATGGGAAGTGCACTCGAAACTTTATGCGGCCAAGCATTTGGAGCAGGGCAGGTTGATATGTTAGGGGTGTACATGCAAAGATCATGGGTCATCCTCAACTCAACGGCTTTGATGTTAAGCTTGTTATACATATTTGCGGCAAAATTTTTGAGGGTAATAGGCCAAACAGAAAGCATATCGAAGGCGGCCGGAATGTTCGCAATATGGATGTTGCCTCAACTGTTTGCTTACGCGTTCAACTTTCCGATGGCGAAGTTCTTACAGGCGCAGAGCAAGATCATGGTGATGGCGGTGATAGCAGGAGTGGCGTTGGTTCTGCACACTGTATTAAGCTGGCTCTTGATGCTAAAGCTGGGATGGGGCCTAGTAGGTGCAGCcgttgttttaaatatgtcgTGGATTTTCATTGTTGTGGCTCAGTTTTTGTACATAATTAGCGGTGCATGTGATCGGACTTGGACCGGCTTCTCTGGGAAGGCATTTCAACATCTGTGGGGTTTTGTTAGATTGTCTTTAGCTTCAGCAGTAATGCTCTG TTTAGAGGTATGGTATTTCATGGCATTGATACTTTTCGCTGGATACCTAACGAACGCCGAAGTATCAGTGGATGCGTTGTCTATCTG TATGAACATATTGGGATGGACAATCATGGTGGCTATGGGAATGAATGCAGCTATAAG CGTGAGGGTTTCAAATGAATTGGGATCAGGGCATCCTAGAACAGCGAAATTTTCATTGTTGGTGGCAGTGTCGTATTCATTTATGATTGGTGTTACGATAGCCCTTATTCTTATCATCTTCAGAAACCATTATCCCTACTTGTTTTCAAACGATTCACAAGTTCAAGAGATGGTTATAGACCTCACGCCACTCTTGGCCCTTTGCATTACCATCAACAATGTTCAACCTGTCCTCTCAG GAATGGCGGTTGGAGCTGGATGGCAGACTGCTGTTGCATACGTAAATATTACGTGTTACTATCTGTTTGGAGTTCCTTTAGGTCTGACGTTAGGTTTCCTGCTTCACATGGGTGTCAAG GGAATTTGGTGTGGGATGTTAACAGGAACAGTCGTCCAAACTTGTGTACTACTTGGAATGATTTACAAAACCAGTTGGAATAAAGAG GCTTCAATGGCGGGGGAGAGGATAAAGAAATGGGGAGGGGGGAGGTGA
- the LOC105794620 gene encoding protein CHROMOSOME TRANSMISSION FIDELITY 7, with amino-acid sequence MGWDHPDISLEEMMKLIEGNDKKEESGNDKFDKPISETRVSREECGSNGRNLNKKRSYAQFHLELGQSDFLFHACSICGVKCSPGDEADERNHSIFHKNFSLGVQFKALADRESIQARSELFAYNILPLDHGGIQQAIMKFPEVLLKKQKQFLVKQLLFVFKSSTWIMGQLAQFCIFPVRIIIWFCRGIH; translated from the exons ATGGGATGGGATCACCCAGACATATCGCTGGAAGAAATGATGAAACTGATAGAAGG GAATGACAAGAAAGAAGAATCTGGCAATGACAAGTTCGACAAACCCATATCAGAGACTAGGGTTTCAAGGGAAGAATGTGGTTCAAATGGGAGAAATCTAAATAAGAAGAGAAGTTATGCACAGTTTCATTTAGAGTTAGGTCAATCTGATTTTCTTTTCCATGCCTGTTCAATTTGTGGGGTCAAGTGTTCTCCCGGGGATGAAGCTGATGAAAGGAACCATTCCATTTTTCACAAGAATTTCAGTCTTGGGGTTCAATTCAAG GCCCTTGCTGACAGAGAGAGCATTCAAGCTAGATCTGAGTTGTTTGCCTACAATATTCTGCCACTTGATCATGGAGGTATTCAGCAAGCAATTATGAAATTTCCTGAG GTGCTGTTGAAGAAGCAAAAGCAGTTTTTGGTCAAGCAGCTGCTCTTTGTGTTCAAAAGCAGTACGTGGATCATGGGGCAGCTGGCccaattttgtatatttccAGTGAGGATTATAATTTGGTTTTGTCGCGGAATACATTGA